A DNA window from Massilia putida contains the following coding sequences:
- a CDS encoding DUF1304 domain-containing protein, whose translation MLLIAALLTAVVIAIHVYIVLIETVLFRTRGRKVFRIKEGQVDALAPLMSNQGCYNGFLAAMLAVGLLHPDAHIGRAFVVFGLVCVAIAGVWGAATVSRRILAVQTAPAGLALIAWLAA comes from the coding sequence ATGTTGCTGATCGCCGCCCTCCTCACCGCCGTCGTCATCGCCATCCACGTCTACATCGTGCTGATCGAGACCGTCCTGTTCCGCACCCGCGGCAGGAAGGTGTTCCGGATCAAGGAAGGCCAGGTGGATGCGCTGGCGCCGCTGATGTCGAACCAGGGGTGTTACAACGGGTTCCTGGCGGCCATGCTGGCGGTGGGCTTGCTGCATCCGGACGCGCATATCGGCCGCGCGTTCGTGGTCTTCGGCCTTGTGTGCGTCGCCATCGCGGGCGTGTGGGGCGCCGCGACCGTGTCGCGGCGCATCCTCGCCGTGCAGACCGCGCCGGCGGGGCTGGCGCTCATCGCGTGGCTCGCGGCTTGA
- the purL gene encoding phosphoribosylformylglycinamidine synthase, with the protein MLILPGSNALSAFRSQRLLTQLQAVAPTVADVSARYYHFIDASAPLTTEDTERLSAMLTYGEPVPETQYEGVIEEFFVIPRLGTISPWASKATDIAHNCGMAHIHRVERGVAFKVVLKSGILGTGFGAPKKLADNEVQAVAALLHDRMTETVLRSADQAQALFTDLESRPLEQIDVLGQGRAALVDANANMGLALAEDEIDYLFDAFSRVQRNPTDVELMMFAQANSEHCRHKIFNAEWTIDGAKQDKSLFQMIKNTHQLQPKGTIVAYSDNSAIMEGAEALRFYPQAGSQVYAPVTQLTHTLMKVETHNHPTAISPFPGASTGAGGEIRDEGATGRGAKPKAGLTGFTVSNLYLPDAVRPWENAANVNSADKAGSDKVYGKPERIASPLQIMVDGPLGGAAFNNEFGRPNLGGYFRTYEQNVGPTAINGNTVFGYHKPIMIAGGIGNISDAHTHKNDIPVGSLLLQLGGPGMRIGMAGAAASSMATGTNTADLDFDSVQRGNPEMERRAQEVINSCWQLGDANPIISIHDVGAGGISNAFPEITNDAKRGATFDLRKVPLEESGMSPKEIWSNESQERYVLAISPDDLPRFAAICERERCPFAAVGVATEERQLRLIDPITNTSPVDMPMDVLLGKPPKMHRNVEHVKNEFAPVDVTGLDLEDVARRVLLLPTVADKSFLITIGDRTVGGMSVRDQMVGPWQVPVADCAVTTLSFEGYKGEAMAMGERTPLAVIDAAASGRMAVGESITNIAAAPIADISAIKLSANWMAACGQPGQDAALFDTVKAVGMELCPALGVSIPVGKDSLSMRTTWTENGAGGKVESKAVVSPVSLIVSSFAPVTDVRKTLTPQLRTDLGDTSLILIDLGRGKNRLGASALAQVTQQLGNDVPDVDNPADLKAFFAAIQQLNNDGKLLAYHDRSDGGLYATLCEMAFAGRAGVSVNLDILTMEGEHASDHGDAKNWAAQVGERRNDLTLRALFNEELGAVVQVKTAEKSDVMNVLRSFDLGACSHIIGKVNDRGVVEFTRDTKVIYNKRRSELHRLWSETSWRIARLRDNPACVDQEYDRLLDEQDPGFTPKLVHDTNVNIAAPFIATGARPTVAILREQGVNSHIETAWAMHQAGFTAVDVHMSDLIAGRAKLDDFKGLIAVGGFSYGDVLGAGEGWAKTILFNPDLKAAFAEFFGRGDTFGLGVCNGCQMMSNLKSIIPGAEAWPKFTRNKSEQFEARFGMVEVMDSPSIFFQDLAGTHAPLAIAHGEGYADFSQTGDIAKVVKALRYIDNRGAATEAYPFNPNGSPEGLTAVTTPDGRFTVMMPHAERVARTVTMSWHPDGWGEDSPWARMFQNARKWVG; encoded by the coding sequence ATGTTGATTCTGCCGGGTTCCAACGCCCTCTCTGCTTTCCGTAGCCAACGCCTCCTCACGCAACTGCAAGCCGTCGCCCCGACGGTGGCCGACGTGTCGGCGCGTTACTACCACTTCATCGACGCAAGCGCCCCCCTCACCACGGAGGATACGGAGCGCTTGAGCGCCATGCTCACCTATGGCGAGCCTGTGCCGGAAACGCAGTACGAGGGCGTGATCGAGGAATTCTTCGTGATCCCGCGCCTGGGGACGATCTCGCCGTGGGCCTCGAAGGCCACCGACATCGCCCACAATTGCGGCATGGCCCACATCCACCGCGTCGAGCGCGGCGTCGCGTTCAAGGTCGTCCTGAAGAGCGGCATCCTCGGCACCGGTTTCGGTGCGCCGAAAAAGCTGGCGGACAACGAGGTCCAGGCCGTCGCCGCGCTGCTGCACGACCGCATGACGGAAACGGTGCTGCGCAGTGCCGACCAGGCGCAGGCCCTGTTCACGGACCTGGAAAGCCGTCCGCTGGAACAGATCGACGTGCTGGGCCAGGGTCGCGCGGCCCTCGTCGACGCGAATGCGAACATGGGCCTGGCGCTTGCCGAGGACGAGATCGACTACCTGTTCGACGCCTTCTCCCGCGTCCAGCGCAACCCGACGGACGTCGAGCTGATGATGTTCGCGCAGGCGAACTCGGAGCACTGCCGCCACAAGATCTTCAACGCCGAGTGGACCATCGACGGCGCGAAACAGGACAAGTCCCTGTTCCAGATGATCAAGAATACGCACCAGCTGCAGCCGAAGGGCACGATCGTCGCGTACAGCGACAACTCGGCCATCATGGAAGGCGCCGAGGCGCTGCGCTTCTACCCGCAGGCCGGCAGCCAGGTCTACGCGCCGGTCACGCAGCTGACGCATACGCTGATGAAGGTCGAGACCCATAACCACCCGACGGCGATCTCCCCGTTCCCGGGCGCCTCGACGGGCGCCGGCGGCGAGATCCGCGACGAGGGCGCGACGGGCCGCGGCGCCAAGCCGAAGGCGGGCCTGACCGGCTTCACCGTGTCGAACCTGTACCTGCCGGATGCCGTGCGGCCGTGGGAAAACGCGGCCAACGTGAACTCGGCCGACAAGGCAGGCAGCGATAAAGTCTACGGCAAGCCGGAACGCATCGCGTCGCCGCTGCAGATCATGGTCGACGGCCCGCTGGGCGGTGCCGCCTTCAACAACGAATTCGGCCGGCCGAACCTCGGCGGCTACTTCCGCACCTACGAACAGAACGTGGGCCCGACCGCTATCAACGGCAACACCGTGTTCGGCTACCACAAGCCGATCATGATCGCGGGCGGCATCGGCAACATCTCGGACGCCCACACGCACAAGAACGACATCCCGGTCGGCAGCCTGCTGCTGCAGCTGGGCGGCCCAGGCATGCGCATCGGCATGGCCGGCGCCGCGGCGTCGTCGATGGCGACCGGCACCAACACGGCCGACCTGGACTTCGACTCGGTCCAGCGCGGCAACCCGGAGATGGAGCGGCGCGCGCAGGAAGTCATCAACAGCTGCTGGCAGCTGGGCGACGCGAATCCGATCATCTCGATCCACGACGTGGGCGCGGGCGGCATCTCGAACGCCTTCCCGGAAATCACCAACGACGCCAAGCGCGGCGCCACATTCGACCTGCGCAAGGTGCCGCTGGAAGAAAGCGGCATGTCGCCCAAGGAAATCTGGAGCAACGAGTCGCAGGAGCGCTACGTACTGGCGATTTCGCCCGACGACCTGCCGCGCTTCGCCGCCATCTGCGAACGTGAGCGTTGCCCGTTCGCGGCCGTCGGCGTCGCCACGGAAGAGCGCCAGCTGCGCCTGATCGACCCGATCACGAACACGTCGCCGGTCGACATGCCGATGGACGTCCTGCTCGGCAAACCGCCGAAGATGCACCGCAACGTCGAGCACGTGAAGAACGAATTCGCGCCGGTCGACGTGACGGGCCTGGACCTGGAAGACGTCGCGCGCCGCGTGCTGCTGCTGCCGACCGTCGCGGATAAATCGTTCCTGATCACCATCGGCGACCGCACCGTCGGCGGCATGAGCGTGCGCGACCAGATGGTCGGACCGTGGCAGGTGCCGGTCGCCGACTGCGCCGTCACGACCTTGAGCTTCGAAGGCTATAAGGGCGAGGCGATGGCGATGGGCGAGCGTACGCCCCTCGCCGTCATCGACGCCGCCGCGTCGGGCCGCATGGCCGTGGGCGAATCGATCACGAACATCGCCGCCGCGCCGATCGCCGATATCTCGGCGATCAAGCTGTCCGCCAACTGGATGGCCGCATGCGGTCAGCCGGGCCAGGACGCCGCGCTGTTCGACACCGTCAAAGCCGTGGGCATGGAGCTGTGCCCGGCGCTGGGCGTGTCGATCCCGGTCGGCAAGGATTCGCTGTCGATGCGTACCACGTGGACGGAAAATGGCGCCGGGGGTAAGGTCGAGTCTAAGGCCGTCGTGTCGCCGGTGTCGCTGATCGTGTCGAGCTTCGCGCCCGTCACCGACGTGCGCAAGACGCTGACCCCGCAACTGCGCACGGACCTCGGCGACACGTCGCTGATCCTCATCGACCTGGGCCGCGGCAAGAACCGCCTGGGCGCCTCCGCGCTGGCGCAGGTCACGCAGCAGCTGGGCAACGACGTGCCGGACGTCGACAACCCGGCCGACCTGAAAGCCTTCTTCGCCGCGATCCAGCAGCTGAACAACGACGGCAAGCTGCTCGCCTACCACGACCGTTCGGACGGCGGCCTGTACGCCACGCTGTGCGAGATGGCCTTCGCGGGGCGCGCCGGCGTGTCCGTCAACCTCGACATCCTGACGATGGAAGGCGAGCACGCGTCCGACCACGGCGACGCCAAGAACTGGGCGGCGCAAGTGGGCGAACGCCGCAACGACCTGACCTTGCGTGCGCTGTTCAACGAAGAGCTGGGCGCCGTCGTGCAGGTGAAGACCGCCGAGAAATCGGACGTGATGAACGTCCTGCGCTCGTTCGACCTGGGCGCTTGCAGCCACATCATCGGCAAGGTGAACGACCGCGGCGTCGTCGAATTCACGCGCGACACGAAGGTCATCTACAACAAGCGCCGCAGCGAACTGCACCGCCTGTGGAGCGAGACGAGCTGGCGCATCGCGCGCCTGCGCGACAACCCCGCCTGCGTCGACCAGGAATACGACCGCCTGCTGGACGAGCAGGACCCGGGCTTCACGCCCAAGCTGGTGCACGACACCAATGTAAACATCGCCGCGCCGTTCATCGCGACGGGCGCCCGCCCGACGGTCGCGATCCTGCGCGAGCAGGGCGTCAACTCGCACATCGAAACGGCATGGGCGATGCACCAGGCGGGCTTTACGGCCGTCGACGTGCACATGAGCGACCTGATCGCCGGCCGCGCGAAGCTGGACGACTTCAAGGGCCTGATCGCTGTGGGCGGCTTCTCGTACGGCGACGTGCTGGGGGCCGGCGAAGGCTGGGCCAAGACGATCCTGTTCAATCCGGACCTGAAGGCGGCCTTCGCCGAGTTCTTCGGCCGGGGCGACACGTTCGGCCTGGGCGTCTGCAACGGCTGCCAGATGATGAGCAACCTGAAGTCCATCATCCCGGGCGCCGAGGCGTGGCCGAAATTCACCCGCAACAAGTCGGAACAGTTCGAGGCGCGCTTCGGCATGGTCGAGGTGATGGACTCGCCGTCGATCTTCTTCCAGGACCTCGCGGGCACGCACGCCCCGCTGGCGATCGCGCACGGCGAAGGCTATGCGGACTTCTCGCAGACCGGCGACATCGCGAAGGTCGTGAAGGCGCTGCGCTACATCGACAACCGCGGTGCCGCGACCGAGGCGTATCCGTTCAACCCGAACGGCTCGCCGGAAGGCCTGACGGCGGTCACGACGCCGGATGGACGCTTCACCGTCATGATGCCGCACGCGGAGCGCGTGGCGCGCACCGTCACCATGTCGTGGCATCCGGATGGCTGGGGCGAGGATTCGCCGTGGGCGCGCATGTTCCAGAATGCGCGGAAGTGGGTGGGTTGA
- a CDS encoding tetratricopeptide repeat-containing response regulator — translation MPENSPSSQTGTPATAQLNSQMNAQLSVLIVDPNPGIRANLQNMLNQSGITRIESAMNAGTAIKALGRKSFDIILCEYDLGSGTTSGEGQDGQQLLEDLRHHRIIPPWAIFIMLTAEGTYGKVVSAAELTPTDYILKPFTVQVLHERIQKAVARRAALLPVYQLLAQARPREAIEAAIESGRTRPAYALDFARLRAELHASLKEHELAEAVYRDVLTTKPLGWARLGLARAVAAQGRTDEAIPVLEHLVADNPRLMAAYDLLARCQQERGDAALAKKTLEDAVAISPYVVRRLRRLGEVALETGDADGAEKSFRQVVTRSRYSEFRNPEDHVNLVRALVVKGDPAGASTVIRDLERSLRGTPAADACKAISVALLHDAAGNGAAAVKELKLAVDAVRAGGVLSPNMRVGLAQSCLTHRMDDEASEVMLGTLNGGDDALSAQQALNVFVRAGRPDLADGMGKQLRAQAQILLGVADEKRNMGDVRGAVQTLLEALHMAPNNLQVMIAVVGGVLRQIMEMGWDHPLAALSEEQLEHIRAIDPAHPRLAALDAELAAAKRKYGIST, via the coding sequence ATGCCAGAAAACAGCCCATCCAGCCAGACCGGCACGCCGGCGACCGCTCAGCTGAACAGCCAGATGAATGCTCAACTGAGCGTGCTGATCGTCGACCCGAACCCCGGCATCCGCGCGAACCTGCAGAACATGCTCAACCAGTCGGGCATCACGCGCATCGAGTCCGCGATGAACGCCGGCACGGCGATCAAGGCGCTCGGCCGCAAGTCGTTCGACATCATCCTGTGCGAGTATGACCTCGGCAGCGGGACCACGAGCGGCGAAGGCCAGGACGGCCAGCAGCTGCTGGAAGACCTGCGCCACCACCGCATCATCCCGCCCTGGGCCATCTTCATCATGCTGACGGCGGAAGGCACGTACGGCAAGGTGGTCAGCGCGGCCGAGCTCACGCCCACCGACTACATCCTGAAACCCTTCACGGTCCAGGTGCTGCACGAACGGATCCAGAAAGCCGTCGCGCGCCGCGCCGCCCTGCTTCCCGTCTACCAGCTGCTCGCCCAGGCACGTCCCCGCGAGGCGATCGAAGCGGCGATCGAGTCGGGGCGCACGCGGCCGGCGTACGCGCTCGACTTCGCGCGGCTGCGCGCGGAACTGCACGCGTCGCTCAAGGAACACGAGCTGGCCGAAGCGGTGTACCGCGACGTGCTGACCACGAAACCGCTGGGCTGGGCGCGGCTCGGGCTCGCGCGCGCCGTCGCCGCGCAAGGCCGCACCGACGAGGCGATTCCCGTGCTCGAACACCTCGTCGCCGACAACCCGCGCCTGATGGCCGCCTACGACCTGCTCGCACGCTGCCAGCAGGAGCGCGGCGACGCCGCCCTGGCCAAGAAGACGCTGGAAGACGCCGTCGCGATCTCGCCGTACGTCGTGCGCCGCCTGCGCCGGCTGGGCGAGGTGGCGCTGGAGACGGGCGACGCGGACGGCGCGGAAAAATCGTTCCGGCAGGTCGTCACGCGCTCGCGCTACTCCGAATTCCGCAATCCCGAAGACCACGTCAACCTGGTCCGGGCGCTCGTCGTCAAGGGCGATCCGGCCGGCGCGTCGACGGTCATCCGCGACCTCGAACGCTCGCTGCGCGGCACGCCGGCGGCCGACGCCTGCAAGGCGATCTCGGTGGCGCTGCTGCACGACGCGGCGGGCAACGGCGCGGCCGCCGTCAAGGAACTCAAGCTTGCGGTCGACGCGGTGCGCGCGGGCGGCGTGCTGTCGCCGAACATGCGGGTGGGCCTCGCGCAATCCTGCCTCACGCACCGCATGGACGACGAGGCGTCGGAAGTCATGCTGGGCACGCTGAACGGCGGCGACGACGCGCTGTCCGCGCAGCAGGCGCTGAACGTGTTCGTCCGCGCCGGCCGTCCGGATCTGGCGGACGGCATGGGCAAGCAATTGCGCGCCCAGGCGCAGATCCTGCTGGGCGTTGCGGACGAGAAGCGCAATATGGGCGACGTGCGCGGCGCCGTCCAGACCCTGCTGGAAGCGCTGCACATGGCGCCCAACAATCTGCAGGTGATGATCGCCGTCGTCGGCGGCGTGCTTCGCCAGATCATGGAGATGGGCTGGGACCATCCGCTCGCCGCGCTGTCGGAAGAGCAGCTGGAACACATCCGCGCGATCGATCCCGCGCACCCGCGCCTGGCCGCGCTCGATGCGGAACTGGCGGCGGCCAAGCGCAAGTACGGTATCTCGACCTAG